The genomic DNA ATTTCATCCCAATTAATTGTATTTTCATGATTAAACGGATTACGATCAATTAAAGGCCTAATCTGCGACAAGGTAGTCTTAGCATAACTTGAGTTATTTGCCTCAAGCTCATCTCTTAACTTTGTTAAGCTCATGGAATCACCATATTTCTCAAGGCCCGACAAAGTTGTCTCATAAATAGCATTTAATTGTTGGATCCCCAAACTCTTGTAGACAGCAGCAAAGACACTTTTGATACGTTCGGCCACATCAGTGTTTGACTCAGGAAGTGTTATACCTCCAATATCTCTATGATTCTTTTTAAATGGATTAATCGGGAATTGTTCATTAAATACTACTGTTTGTTTTAATTGGTGATCCAAGTAATCTGTAAATTCTTGCTCAAGTTGATTCGGTAAAAAACCTTCAGTATAATCAATCACAATACTCGGTAATTGCCGTTTAGAAAGCTCTAATAATAAACATTGCATAAAGTAGGTTTTACCTTGACCGGACTTACCAGAGATTAAAAGATGCCTATTTGCCAACCCTTTATTTCCATACTCCCAGTAAATATTTCTGTTAGAATTGGCCGCTTTTCCGATGAGGACCCTTTGATTTTCTAAATTTTCCTTACCAGCCACTTCTTTTTCTGTTTCGTGTTTTGCATCTTCTTCATTACTTATTGTATCATTTTTCAAGATTTTATCTTCATCAGAATTTAGCCTAGTCTTATAACTCTCTGAGTCACCAGTAGGCACAATTTCACTGTTATATTGATTTGCTAATAAAACTTCCTTTACAAAATCACTATCACGAACATGAATCCATTGTTTTAGCTCATCCACTGGTTTTATCAAACCATTATAACCATCCTGTTCAGATAAATCCATGACCGTAATGTCTTCATCGATTGTGACACTACGATAAATGGCATCTTTCCTAAATGAAAGAATTGCCCCTTTACCAATAATGGGTTCCAAATCAAATGAAACGTTATATTGATCTTTTAATAATCGCTCAGTTATCGTTTCTGATAGTTGATAGTCTTTGTTCTTCCATATATCATTTTGTTCAAGTTTTTGAGCATGAGAAATTAATAATTGTACAAAGAAATTGCGATAAAAATGGCTAGCAAATGGTGTATCACTATTTTTTAGTAAGGCATTTTTTAGTAATTGCTGGGTTTTAGACACCTGATCCTTTGCCTTGTTCAGGACATCACTGTAATTATTGCCGACTTTAACTTCTATGGGATAGAAATGGACCTTTATTTGATCATTAATAAGCTCTAATCCGATTAATAGCAAATCATCACTGTGGCTACCTCTAACTCCTAGATTCTTAGCTGTGAATATACCATCTGATTTATTTAAACTAACAGCACCAGCAACACGAAGAATTTCCTCCAATGAAATTGGAACCCATCTAATATTAGGATGATCAAAATAAGCCAAAGAGAACTTAATTGCTGAAATAATACTTAATTTTTCTCTGGAATAGTGTCCTTTACTTCCAATGATTCTGAGTAACCATTCCCCATTAAAAGTGTTAAAAGCTTTAACGGTGTTTTTAACATGTTCATCAGAGGGATCAACATCCTTTCTCTTCAAGAAGTCCTTAATAACGGAATAATACTGCTGAGACTTATCTGTTACAGTAATTGCATCGAATCTGCTCGATGAAGAATATTGGTCGCTGTAATGAATAATCACCAAATTTTTTCTGTACTTATTGAAAAATTCTAAGTCAATGTTCGGGTCAACAAAGGTTACCCAATAAGAAGAAGCAAAGATTCTATTAAGTGTATCTTCATCAGCAGTTGTTGTTCTTGCAAAAATTGCTTCATCCTTACGATAAGAATCATTTCCACCATTTCTTAAATTAGCGACTAATTCATTAGTAAAATAAGCAGTTTGAGTTAATAAATTATTTTCTTCAACTGCAAAGGCCTTTACGCCAAATCCACTGCGGTAGTTTTCCTGCCCTTTTACGGCAGGTACTGATGAATACAGACCTTCAATTGACATACCTGTAAACATATCTGTCATCGGCTGAACTGCATAGTTCTCTCGCGCATGCATCTTATAAAAGGATATATGAGCGTATTTATATCCGTTTTCTGCATTTTGTTTATAGAAGAACAAATTCTCACGGATATAACGAAGTAAGTCCTGAGCATCATAATCCTTATCTTTAGTTTTTAAGCGAATACTAAAATATTCTTCAATAAGTGTTGGAGAGTCAGTTCTTGAAAAAAGATCAAATGAGCTATCTGTGATATCGTCATTATAGAGTGCAATTTCAATTGGGACCAAATTTTCAGGTCCATTTTTGTTTATTTGCGTTAACATCCACCTTATAATGCCTTTTAAAACTTCTTGATCATTTACAATATTTATCACATTAATCATTAGAGGTGCAGTTGCACCTTTTATGAATAAATAGTCAAAGTGATCTTTAAACTGTGTCATTTTATCCTCAACAATATTAGCCAAATATTGATTAGCGTCAGTTACTGAAATCTGTTTAACTGGCTTGAATTTAAGCCATTCTGGAGCAGCCGATTCTGAATCTGCTTTGTAAAGTTGATCATAGTCATTATATATATAAGGAACTAATGCATTTGGCTGTAATCGACTAAGCAAGCTATTGTCGACTTCTTCATTTGACAGCATTTCATTGGTTTTCATTTGAAAAGCGATTATAAGAGGATGAAAGGGCGTAAAATAGACTTCATTATTTGATAATATGGTTCCTAGTTTAAATAAGTCGCGGCCCTTTTTACCAGCAGCTATACCACTTTGAAAAGATTTAATTTCTTCTATAAATGCTTTGACAAAATCTTTAGCTCTCGCTTCTAATTCCTTGCTAAAATAACAGAGACTTGGAATTTGAACATGATTCCTATTTTTAAAATAGCTTACATATTTATAGTAGGCTGCTTCTAACCTACTACTTAAAGCGATTGGTTCATCCATTAGCTGATCAGATTCTAGTCTTGCACATTTAATATTTCTTTCTAACCATTCTAACTCCCATTCAAAATGTTGCCGATATTCGGGATGCAGGTAAAATTCTCTGTTTCCAAAAACCAAACGGTTATGCTTCCATTCAAAATCTTTTTCGCTTTCTCTTTTAAGTTTCCATATTCTTTGCCCAGTTATTGGTGTAGACTCTGGAATTTCATTTTTTAATAGTAATGGGATCGTTGTACTTGATGTTTGCATATTAATTAACAATTGCTCTTCTTCATTAAAAGCCTCAGGCTGTGGATTTAATGACACATTTTGATCATCTACTATCTTAATAGTGTCATTGTCTTTTTCAACATCGATCGTTGTTTGACTTGATCCACTACCAAAAACCAATTGTTCGCCACCGTATTGAAACTCAATTAATTCTTGATTAGGAGAGACAATATATTTTGTTTTACAAGCTTCAAGAGTGTCAGGTTGGATTGGGAGTACAACAATATTAAATTCTGCTCCCAAAGATGCTTTTTTATCATGTTTATAGTTAGCCTTAACAAATGTTGGTTTGTTTTTCTCCACTTTAATCTCAAAGTTAAGGTTTTTTTGGCCAACTTTGCATTCAAGATTACTTTTAAATTTACTCTTTACCGTCATAAACTTATTAGATAAACTTTTGATATTGCCACCTTGAATTAAAAAAGACGCTTGAATGTTAACAAAGTCATTTTGCTCAGGATTGAAAATAATTACATGACGTTTCCTATTTCCAGTTGACGTTTCTTTCTCAGGTTTATCCCAATAATCTAACCGATCTTTAACTTTAACGTCTTTTAATTCAATTTTTGTTTTCTTGTTTAATTTTTGGTGTTCTTCATGGTAGCGATGTACCTCAGAAAAACTTAAGTCTTCCCATCCTTCTTCGCTAAGTTTGGATACCCCAATTGGAGAAAACCTTTTTTCCAGTTCGTCCTCACCAAGTCCAAAATCATGAATCTTTTTTACGTAATTAAAAAGTTCTTGATTTAAAGCCAAACGTTCTTTTAATTTGTGGCCTGTATACGTATGCAAATCATTGTCTTTAAATAATGAAAAATTCTTATAGTCATGATCTTCTATTGAGCCTTTTGCTAGGATAGTAAATAAGTCTTCAAGTTCAAAGAATGTAATTTGTTGATACAATTGATCTTGTTTCAAACTATCAAGATTGTTCAACAATATTTTTTGTTCAGTTCGATCAAGTGTACTATTTTCAATTTCATTCTTAAGATGATTAAACAAATAATTAGGATGTAGTGGCATGCCTTCTTTTTGTAGATCACTACTGCCACCCTGTATTGAATCAAGTTGTTCAGAAACAATACTTAATAATGCAGTATTTTTCCATTTCCCTTCTTGATCTCCTACTAAATTCCTCAAGGTTACAAGAAAATCCGGTTTGACCAAGTCAGAGGTATGAGCTACTACAAGCTTAACGTCATTAATTTCAATACTAAACGTTCGATATTCTTGACCAAGTTGATGTTGATAAATAAATTCTTTAGTTATACTTCTCGTAGAAAGTGCTTGTACTAGTTTGTAGACATCATCTTTATTGTCGAGTTGTAGGTAAAAACGGTCACCCATATTAATTTTTTGCTCTTGGAAAAAGCCTAAAATTAAATCTGATATATAATTATAGAATTGGCTTGACATACTGTGCATCACCACTATCACTTTTTTTGTCAATAATATTTAAAGAATCTAATAGATTAATAATTTCTTTTTTCGAATGCAAATCAAAGGCAAGGCCTCTATTATTAAATTCCTCAAATAGTTTATTTAATGGAATCCGTTGGTCTTTAACACACACGGCTGTTAAAAGTAGCAAAAAATCGTGGTTGGCATTTAAAACATAACCAATGCCTCCACCTCTGTTCTTTAAAAATTCATTCGCTCCAATGTCTAAGATATTCTTTCCGAATTTATCACAGGCTTGTTTATTCATCCCCTGTTGTAAACACTCGTGTAAGTTTTTAAAAGCATCTTCTAAACTTTTGGGTTCTTCTTTCAATTCAACATTAGCCCAAACACAATATTTATGAATCCATACTCTAAGCTCGTCAAAAAATTGTTGCCGCTGACCATTTTCTTCTAATAGATCTAATAATTCTCTATAGTTCATAAAAGAATTTTCATTATTAAAGGAGTTATAACTAAGATGTGACATAGTATGGATGTGAACAAAGAGCTTTTGAGTGTTATCTTTGATTACTCTAAAACCTTCAAGGTCACTTGCTGCCTTTCTCCTTTTACTAATTGTTTCCCATTCCAAAGCAAAGTAAAAGGGATCTATATAATTATAGTCAGCTGCTTCAAACCGCTCAAACTTAAATAATAATTGACAGACATACATAAACATATAATAATGTGTAAGCAATGAGAAAGTCTTTAAAAAGTAGTCTCTATGCCTACTTAGATACTCCAAATCTTCTTTGAAGTAGTGTGCAATTGGTGATATTAAAGAACTATAAGTTGTTTGATTTTTATTTCTTACTTCTAATCCATCAAGATGCTCCAAAACAAGTTCTGTTAAAAGATCATCAGAATGTTTATTGTCAAAAACTTCTTTGATTTCACGATCATTTCCTACTAGCGCATCGTAAATAAAACTCGCATATTTAGTAAATTCCGATTGATGTGTCTTATTTAGTTTAATGTAATTGAATAAATGCGGGTGCATAGGTTTTATTTCATTTTCATTGTTAAAAAGATACTCATTAATAAATCGTTTTAGATCAAACGATGCAGATGAATCCGTAGTTTCAACTTGGTCAGTGAGTTGTTGAATTAATTGCTCTTCTAACTGGGCTTCTTGCGATTTTTTAAGTTGCACATCGTTAATTAATCGTACAAGTTCTCCCGCAATTTCATTAAAATTCCCCCTTATATTTTTTGTTCTTCTAGTTGTGAATGGAAGTATGTCTCCAATTTTCCCTGTATCATGTTTCTTCTGTAACAGTTTTTCCAGTTCATCAATATTAAGTAGACCTGTCGTCAAAACTTACACCCTCTCAAAAACAAACGTATCAAAATCATCCCTTCTGAGCTTATAAAATCGTTGCTCTTTAGGTATATGAATCATTAATTCTTCTTTTTTGCTACCGAATTTCATTATTTTTTCAATGAATTCCACGAATTTAATCGCGTCTTCTTCATCTTTCTTGTTAGGACAATAACCATTCAGTACTTTAGTGAGCAACTTATATAATGTAAAATCAATTTCAATATATAAAGTATTTTCTTTATCGCCATCATGGTAACCAACAACTATGGTTGGCTTAAAAGATTCAATGACATCCTTCTTATTAAATTCCAAGTGATCTATTGATGGCTTGATATTTAGTGTTTGAGCTAGCCGGAACTTTTCTATTGATTTATTAATGTAAATATAATTGTTGTCAGGACTCCCTTTCCACTCATAAATAGCTTGTTTAAATCGCTCATAGAACTCACGAATTTTTATCTTTTCACCCGAATTAAAGTAATATAAGTACATCATATAATCTTTAAAAGATTGATCGATAATTTTGGATGAAAAGTTATCATTTGTTAAATAAACTAGTCTAACTAAAGACTTAAGAAAGTCATCAAAGACCTGCGGAGAAAGTCCTTCATCTTTATTCAAAAAGGGAGCCAAACTTTTTCTAGCATGATCAGACTGTACATAATTTGTAACGATATCTTCCCAGTTATCCATAGTATTTAGCTTTATTACAATTTCATCAATATGCTCTGACCTTGTGTGAATAGGATCAAGCTTACTGATAGAACTTAAAATGGAAGAGCGTTCGCCTTTTTTAAAAAGAAGACTTGGAACAGAGTATTGAATGAGCTCAATATCAGTCAGTGTTTCATCATACACACCTTCATCCGGTATTAGGATATTAGCAATAAAGTTAAGAAATGCTCTTGCAGAAACAACTAATTTATCTTTTACGACTGTTTGTATGACCAAATTAATAATTTGCTTTTGAACAAAATGATCTTGCAGAAATTCATAATTTTTATGGATAATTGTTTGAATCCCCTTATTATAATCCTCTTTATAGGCTGCATAGAAAGGGTTATCCACATTTTTATCAAACACTTTCCTCATAAGAGCATTAAAAAAATTTGATTGTGGCCCAGTATTTGTGAGTTCATAAGTGTGATAATCACCAAAGCTTAGCAGGTCAAAACAATCTTGACTGTACGTTGTAGTAATTTTTTGCGTAAAAAGTTCACTTTTTTCAACAAAGTTAATTAGGTTAGTAAAGGTGTGTTTCTTATGATTACGATTAATGAAATTATGCAAAACACCCATATTAATCGCAAGAATGGCTTTCTTATTTGACTTATTGAGCTGTTCATCAGAAAATTCTTTAAGATTTTCCTCAAGAGTCTCCATGGCATCCTTCTCTGGGGAAAAACTTTCAGTTGCATCATTAAAAATTGTGTATTCTTCAAGTAATTGCGATTTATTTTCCCTTAGATAGGATAATAGATGTGATTTCCCGTCACCTACGCTTCCACATAAAAGAATGAGAGTAGGTTTGTTGTTTCCGTGATTTTTTTGCAATAAATCTTCTAAGTCCCTTTGAACTTTACGTTCCACATGAATGTATTTTTTAAAACTACTAAATTCATGAATATTTTCAACCGCTTCCAGAGAAGAATCTTGAAGTCTTCTTAACTCTCTTATTAAGTAACTTTCGTTTCCATCAAGGTCCTTTATAATAACTGATTCTTCCTCCGTTGATATGCCTTCAGGTTCGGATATTTGACCTGTAGTTACATCTGCTTCTTGGCTAGCCATCTCTTCTCTTATTTGCTTTTTAACTATATCTCGTATATCATCTATATTATTAGACTTGGGCTTTGGATGGTCATAAGGAGGGATTTTCAACTCTTCCAATGAATAAACTTCATAAAACCATAGGGCTATTTGATACATAACTTTATGTAGTTTAAAGGCTTCTCTCATGTCATTAAAGTTGCCATTATGGGCAGCCTTATTCCCTATTAACCTAATTTGATCTAGATTCTGTTGTACTTCCTTAGTAATGTATCCATTTCTTGAAAGAAATGATATCCTTTCATATAAAGTTGAGATATGAGATAAATTGATTTGTTCATTCTTAAATACTTCATTGATTAGTTCTTCAGAAAACATTCTTGCTTTTACTATAGAACTAGCTGGGTCTTCAAACATTAATTCGTCCATTTTCTTAGCACTTAAGGCCGCGTTTCCTGCAAGTCCTTCTAAGAAACTCAAAAAATATTTGTGTTCGTACATAAATTTCATCCTTAAACAAATGATATAACAATTATTGTTATTATTAATATAAATTTTATATAATTGTAACACATGTGACATATATAAATCATGACACTAACTTATGTTAATATATGTAATTTGAGTGAATAATAAGTGTATAAACTTAATAATTAATTTTATACATGTTTTAACACTTTCCCTACTCCAACTGTTTCAAGCTTTTCCCGGATTAGAATCATGTCCACAAACTTTTGGGTACCTTCCAGTACGTCCAGCCAGTTCTTCCACCGTGTCCTCATTGTTCTCACTTACTAAGTATTCCTGGCACTTCTTCCAGCAGTTTTTATACAATTCGACCGTATACGCTTCATCATTAAGGATCGTTGTTCGGTATGTACTGCCACTATTTGCAATAATCTCCGGTATACGGTATCTGACTAATTTATTATATGTTGGATGCTATTACTCCTTAGGGGACTTCAGTTTATAATTCTATCGTACCATAATTGAAAAAAAATAACTGACCGAAAATGTGGTCAGCTGTAAATTCCCGTCATTTATAACAACAAACCTTGATCATGAAAGTGCTCGATTAATTTATCCAATGTGTACTCACTCTTTAATTTAAACTCGCTGTTTTGATTAGATCTTAATTCTTTTTCCCCAATAGGCTTCCTGCCTCGGTTTCGTTATGATCCAATCAATTGGAACAACGTATTCACAGTTCTCTTGATCATCAAAGTAACGGTTCGGGTTTTCAGCCTTAAACGTCATCTTAGATAATTTAACTTTACATATGCTTCTTTCATCGGACTAACAAAAATATTTGAATGGACTATCTAACCAATAAAGACAGTCTCGATCTTGCTGATTACATAAACTGCTTAGCCACTTGAATAATTTCATCTTTATATTTCAAAACATCTTCCACACTATCAATCCTATATTGGCTTTTATTGGTATCATTAAGTTGAATATACTTATTGTTTGAATTTAAACCTAGCCTACAGACCCACCTGCGAATATTATCATCAAGTAAAACATTAAAATAGCTTCGATTATCACGATAATATAAGCGCTCGGTATCAACATGTTCTTTGAGCAACATTTTTATGTGTACATAGCCTTCTATTTCTTCTTCTGTGGTCACAATCTCAGGCTCTGTTTGCTCATTGTCAACTTCTTGCTCGGTTGTAGCAGCGGCCTCTTCTTGTGCCTGTTCATTTTCAATAGTATTACTTGTAGAATTCAAAGCTTGTTGAAGCTTGTCATTAACCTTCTCACTGACAAATTGATTTAATGAATTCTTAACGGTTTCTCTAAAATTATCCACAACTTTTTTTGTTTTTAACCCTTGGTATATATCAGCAAGAATGAATTTAATAAATTCGTCGGATGGATCAGACCATTGACTAGCAATAAATTGTTTAATCTCACTAGAATACTTTAATTCTGATGCGGTATTCAAAACATGATCAACATCGAAGCCACTTTTCTTGAATTTTTCTAGCTCTTGGATCTTTGTATCTCGTAAATCTAGCATGTCAAATACGAAAAACGGTTTTTTATCCATTTTATTAGCTTCTTCTAAATCAGTATAAAACTTATATTGAACACCATTCGTCAGTATGGCAAATTTGGCTTTTGTTGTGCCGAAGTATCTATACAACTGGGAATCATGTTTGTCTAGCTTTTCATTAATCGCCTTCGCCTCTATCAGAATAACTGGCTCTCCACCTTGTTTGATGGCGTAGTCAATCTTTTCCCCTTTCTTTATTCCAACATCGGCAACAAACTCAGGTACCACTTCCTCGGGATTAAACACATCATAACCGAGTAATTGTATAAACGGCATGATTGTTGATGTTTTTGTTGCCTCTTCTGTTTCAATACTGTCTTTCAAATTGTCTATTTTCTTAGCTAAGCCTTTAATCTGTTGATAAAATTCATCCATTAAAATCATCCTTCCATTTAGGAAATTTTGTCTGTTATTTATTATACGGCATAATAACTTCAATTTAAAATATATTTAATTTTATGACACAATATAACTTAAGTCATATAGCTAAAAGGATGATCAAGAAGCTCAATTAAAATCCTTATATCTTCTTTCATAAACTATCTATTCTACCTACCGCAAATGCCCCAGTATCTGCGACATCCTTAAGTTCATCAATGCATTTTGTGTAATCTTCATTAATCAACAATGCAACGATTCAATGGCTTCTAATTCCCCAGTCACATAGCCTTTCGGGACATAAGGTGACCAAAACATGTAAACTCGATTTGGAAAATCCCGAAGTAATGTATGCGCATACTCCTGTTGCACTTCATGCTTCTGTTACTTAAGAAATCGTCTATGTGTAAAATAGTTCTCGAGCCTATTTGATGGAAAAAAAGAGAAGGTACTCTATCATAAATGTACGCTATGCCGGCGAATACATTTAGAAAAAGGCCTTCTCATGAAAAAATTATATCAGACATGTGAGTCAATTTCATAAATGCTTATATTCATCATTGATCCGAACACTCGAACGGTCTAATGGATTAATGTTTGTCAATTCAGCGCGTTAACATCGTTGATTGAAACGGCAGGCGGCGACTCCTGCGGGAATAGCATGAGTCTTGAGACCCCGCAATGCGAAGCATGAGGAGGCTCAAGCCATGCCCGCGGAAAGCGTCCGCCTAGAGTGGAAATCAACAGGCCAAGCACACTTACACATGTTTGGGTTTTCTGCTTTAGTCTTGAATGATGAATTTGACTCCAGACATATACGAAATAATAAAGGATACCGAGCATTTTATTGTATATGTAATGCAAAACATTATTTTTTGTTGTATAATTCAACATAGAAGCAGAGAAACTGAATAATATTAAGAAAGACCGTCCCATGCTGATACATGGAACGGTCCCATAGACCGAACCCCATCAAGAGGGGTAAGGTAGCATCAAGGAAAATAACCTCTCAGCGCCTACCTAAACGCATATGAGGGGTTAATCTTTTGTAAAATTAATCGACTAAAACTCCCATAACAGATCTTTAAACCTTTCGCTTCACCTCATCCAATGTTCTCCCATTCACATCCTTCCACTCAACCCAACCATTGCTCGACCTTTTCAAAATACAATCAGCCGCCATAGAAGGTGAGTTGAACAAGTAGTCGGTTTGAAAAATATATTTATTATCCCTTTGGATAACCACACCGTCATCGATCATCTGTTCAATCCGTGCCATATGATGAGTAAAACGCTGCTTAAAGCTTTCCACAGGTTCTAAGACCATCCCCGAGCCTTCGAAAACGACAAAACCATCATACGTTAACTCCCCTTTGGCAGTAATGCCACTACTTTTACAATAGAACACGCTGTGATCATCTGCTTGAGCGTCATCTGAATTCTCATCTCTTAATGGTTCAAAGACCGGATAACCAAGCGTCGATAGCAGAAGTTTCATTGTGCCAAAAATATCAAAGAGATCCGCTTGTCGCCATTCCGGAACAAATGACTGCGTGGGTATCGTCTGATCCACAAAGAATCTTTTTGCTTCCCTTACTTGATGATAAGCGTGATTTTCAAGGAATTTAACGTCTGTTTAGTGAATTGGTTTTGCTTATTATTTGTCACGATAACAACAGCTGTTGTCCAAAAGTCTTTGCTTTTATGATGCTGTTTGAGCCGTTCTGAACATCTATAGTATTATAAGAGGACGTAACAATTCCGAAATAGGATACCCAGATATTTTGTAACTTAGTGTTTCAATAATATTGTGGATGATCTCGTTCGAAAGTAAAACATTCGCTCTCAGCATTTGACTGAGAGCGAACGTCGCTTGAGCTCATTTTGTAACAGTTCAATAAAATCATCATCAAGCTCTAATTGCTTAGCTTGATAAAATGAATCCATTAAAAGTTCATCAGATAGGCGATTTAATCCTCTCATGTTGATCATCCCTACTAAAATTTATGATCCATCATTGTTAGATAGTCAATATTATATCAAAACTGCAAGCTTTACGCCTTCCGTAAAGCTATTCTAGAATGCCTCTCATACCGATCCGATTAAATGTTGTAAATTCTTATCGAGGATGTGCCAAGGTATTCCATTATGAAGATAGCAATGATTTTAGTCGTTGTTGGCTAATGCACTACGGTCCGCTTGTTGTGGCGGCTTCTCAAGCCACCCTTTTCTAATCATTATATTCGCGCCGTCTTCAGCGTATTTGCCGATCTCAGCCATTAATCGTGAATATTTTGCCGCTAAGTCTCGTCGCATCGACGTGGCCATAGCTGTTCCATAATAACCCATGCCTATCGCAATTAAAGCCGTCGTCTGAAACATCATTAGCTTATCAGAAAAAGGGGCCTGAGTGGACGTTGTGACTTCATAATCCCAAGTCATCGGTGCTTGGAGGTCATCCGATCGTAAAGCGGAATTGAATATTTCAACGTGTTTGGCGGCAATCTCTTTACCACGGACCATGTATTTGCC from Tuberibacillus sp. Marseille-P3662 includes the following:
- the dptF gene encoding DNA phosphorothioation-dependent restriction protein DptF, translating into MYEHKYFLSFLEGLAGNAALSAKKMDELMFEDPASSIVKARMFSEELINEVFKNEQINLSHISTLYERISFLSRNGYITKEVQQNLDQIRLIGNKAAHNGNFNDMREAFKLHKVMYQIALWFYEVYSLEELKIPPYDHPKPKSNNIDDIRDIVKKQIREEMASQEADVTTGQISEPEGISTEEESVIIKDLDGNESYLIRELRRLQDSSLEAVENIHEFSSFKKYIHVERKVQRDLEDLLQKNHGNNKPTLILLCGSVGDGKSHLLSYLRENKSQLLEEYTIFNDATESFSPEKDAMETLEENLKEFSDEQLNKSNKKAILAINMGVLHNFINRNHKKHTFTNLINFVEKSELFTQKITTTYSQDCFDLLSFGDYHTYELTNTGPQSNFFNALMRKVFDKNVDNPFYAAYKEDYNKGIQTIIHKNYEFLQDHFVQKQIINLVIQTVVKDKLVVSARAFLNFIANILIPDEGVYDETLTDIELIQYSVPSLLFKKGERSSILSSISKLDPIHTRSEHIDEIVIKLNTMDNWEDIVTNYVQSDHARKSLAPFLNKDEGLSPQVFDDFLKSLVRLVYLTNDNFSSKIIDQSFKDYMMYLYYFNSGEKIKIREFYERFKQAIYEWKGSPDNNYIYINKSIEKFRLAQTLNIKPSIDHLEFNKKDVIESFKPTIVVGYHDGDKENTLYIEIDFTLYKLLTKVLNGYCPNKKDEEDAIKFVEFIEKIMKFGSKKEELMIHIPKEQRFYKLRRDDFDTFVFERV
- the dptH gene encoding DNA phosphorothioation-dependent restriction protein DptH, translating into MSSQFYNYISDLILGFFQEQKINMGDRFYLQLDNKDDVYKLVQALSTRSITKEFIYQHQLGQEYRTFSIEINDVKLVVAHTSDLVKPDFLVTLRNLVGDQEGKWKNTALLSIVSEQLDSIQGGSSDLQKEGMPLHPNYLFNHLKNEIENSTLDRTEQKILLNNLDSLKQDQLYQQITFFELEDLFTILAKGSIEDHDYKNFSLFKDNDLHTYTGHKLKERLALNQELFNYVKKIHDFGLGEDELEKRFSPIGVSKLSEEGWEDLSFSEVHRYHEEHQKLNKKTKIELKDVKVKDRLDYWDKPEKETSTGNRKRHVIIFNPEQNDFVNIQASFLIQGGNIKSLSNKFMTVKSKFKSNLECKVGQKNLNFEIKVEKNKPTFVKANYKHDKKASLGAEFNIVVLPIQPDTLEACKTKYIVSPNQELIEFQYGGEQLVFGSGSSQTTIDVEKDNDTIKIVDDQNVSLNPQPEAFNEEEQLLINMQTSSTTIPLLLKNEIPESTPITGQRIWKLKRESEKDFEWKHNRLVFGNREFYLHPEYRQHFEWELEWLERNIKCARLESDQLMDEPIALSSRLEAAYYKYVSYFKNRNHVQIPSLCYFSKELEARAKDFVKAFIEEIKSFQSGIAAGKKGRDLFKLGTILSNNEVYFTPFHPLIIAFQMKTNEMLSNEEVDNSLLSRLQPNALVPYIYNDYDQLYKADSESAAPEWLKFKPVKQISVTDANQYLANIVEDKMTQFKDHFDYLFIKGATAPLMINVINIVNDQEVLKGIIRWMLTQINKNGPENLVPIEIALYNDDITDSSFDLFSRTDSPTLIEEYFSIRLKTKDKDYDAQDLLRYIRENLFFYKQNAENGYKYAHISFYKMHARENYAVQPMTDMFTGMSIEGLYSSVPAVKGQENYRSGFGVKAFAVEENNLLTQTAYFTNELVANLRNGGNDSYRKDEAIFARTTTADEDTLNRIFASSYWVTFVDPNIDLEFFNKYRKNLVIIHYSDQYSSSSRFDAITVTDKSQQYYSVIKDFLKRKDVDPSDEHVKNTVKAFNTFNGEWLLRIIGSKGHYSREKLSIISAIKFSLAYFDHPNIRWVPISLEEILRVAGAVSLNKSDGIFTAKNLGVRGSHSDDLLLIGLELINDQIKVHFYPIEVKVGNNYSDVLNKAKDQVSKTQQLLKNALLKNSDTPFASHFYRNFFVQLLISHAQKLEQNDIWKNKDYQLSETITERLLKDQYNVSFDLEPIIGKGAILSFRKDAIYRSVTIDEDITVMDLSEQDGYNGLIKPVDELKQWIHVRDSDFVKEVLLANQYNSEIVPTGDSESYKTRLNSDEDKILKNDTISNEEDAKHETEKEVAGKENLENQRVLIGKAANSNRNIYWEYGNKGLANRHLLISGKSGQGKTYFMQCLLLELSKRQLPSIVIDYTEGFLPNQLEQEFTDYLDHQLKQTVVFNEQFPINPFKKNHRDIGGITLPESNTDVAERIKSVFAAVYKSLGIQQLNAIYETTLSGLEKYGDSMSLTKLRDELEANNSSYAKTTLSQIRPLIDRNPFNHENTINWDEIIKSVGDVYIIQLTGYPRDVQLMITEFILWDLWNYSVRFGDKNNPINVVMDEAQNLDHTENSPSAKILTEGRKFGWSGWYATQFLKSQLELDELARLQNSSQKVYFAPPEQEVSSIASSISNDKNEKKKWEAELSGLKKGQCIVNGPVKKENGELSHSTPIIVNIASLSERLTAPSLLNN
- the dptG gene encoding DNA phosphorothioation-dependent restriction protein DptG; protein product: MTTGLLNIDELEKLLQKKHDTGKIGDILPFTTRRTKNIRGNFNEIAGELVRLINDVQLKKSQEAQLEEQLIQQLTDQVETTDSSASFDLKRFINEYLFNNENEIKPMHPHLFNYIKLNKTHQSEFTKYASFIYDALVGNDREIKEVFDNKHSDDLLTELVLEHLDGLEVRNKNQTTYSSLISPIAHYFKEDLEYLSRHRDYFLKTFSLLTHYYMFMYVCQLLFKFERFEAADYNYIDPFYFALEWETISKRRKAASDLEGFRVIKDNTQKLFVHIHTMSHLSYNSFNNENSFMNYRELLDLLEENGQRQQFFDELRVWIHKYCVWANVELKEEPKSLEDAFKNLHECLQQGMNKQACDKFGKNILDIGANEFLKNRGGGIGYVLNANHDFLLLLTAVCVKDQRIPLNKLFEEFNNRGLAFDLHSKKEIINLLDSLNIIDKKSDSGDAQYVKPIL